The region atGTTACACATTGCATTCTGATGTGTACATGAGATATTTAAAGAGTAGGTCAGCAGTGACATTAACACAAATGATTCCATGGTACAACACCACCATATAATCACATTCATGGATTATCTAGATGTGGACGTGAGCACGTCCTGGAAACATGCCTTAGTGGTCCACAGATGGTCCGGACAGAATGTCGAAAGAATGTTCAAAGTACGTGATTTGGAGAAAGAAATGGATTTGGGTCAGCAGTGGCATTTACACATGTAATTCCATTGTACAACTCCAGTATGTAATCACATTCACGGCTTATTTAAATGGGCATAGACACATCCTGGAAAGGTAATGAAATGGTCCAGAGATGATCCTGTCATTATGTCCAAAGAGTGCTCACAGTATGTTCTTCGGGCGGACAAATGGATCCAAGTAGGATCAGTTGACATATTAGAATGGCCCGGGATGTTGAAATATCCGCGATTCCACATCCTGCGGAAAACCTCAGGATGTCTTTGCGTTATCTGGGTATGTACAAAGTACTGCTGCGACGTCGCTCTTAGTGACTCGCGACTTTtaaaattattcaaggcaacatatgtTATTTGTCTTATCTGTTGCATCGATAGACGAATAaaggtttagagaaataacagaatacacaaaccgaatgtctgcgtgtatgttttacttcgcactgcagcaagagagatgtacttctgtttcaTCTGTTTGTTCCCATGTACTGCAGTCTCGCATACTGACaccaaaactatgtcattttctacagtGTTTCAGCGCTTGTTCATGCTCTGTGACCCACTTGTGTATGCCTCAGTGTTCGTGCAGCgttgacttataccgctagtcaggtgttctcgtgcaccaCGCGCAAAATCATGGGTTGCGTGAAACGAGACAAGCAAAAcagcttgcgctgatgccgtcaGCGTACGTGCGCCGCGCAGCACGaacgcgaggagaaaaaaaactcACCGCCCAAGCACcttgtacagatggttaaccagcgaagttgAACGTGCAGCCCAGTGTCAACAGTGCAGCCAAAGACATGTGACATGTCACCCTAATCGTCACTTGAAGCTAGTGCATCAGGTGCATGGCAAAACGATCACAAGTGCCGCTACAAAGCTGGTGTGATAACTACACCCACCATCGAAGGGGAAAACatgcatttaaaaaataaaattgaaggTGTCGTTTTTCATGACTTCTCTGCGGAAGAATATATTAAACGGCTCCAAGAAGACCCCAGGGAGTTTGCCTGCAGAAAATCACGGATAAAGTTGCCCCGTTTACGTTGCAACCATTATCTTGCCTATAATGAAATAAGATTGCAACCTATCTTATGTTGCCTTAGCATTTAGAGAagaaaatcatgagccattccactcagtgaaggtggatgaccagcgatgCTGTGAAGCACATGACAAAGAGGcgacagaattttgaacaaaggtacggacacatttattgtcttgattggTGGCCATTGTGACGAAAGATTCGCACACACATATTTTTATACATCCGCATTCATTTATGTTATACATTCGTTAaatagtgttttcatttcgcaatatctTTAGGCAAAAAGTTTGAGTACGAAATCACCGCTCTGGCTGGTACTGGGCGAATGCCGTCAGCGCCCTCACAGAGGGcgggggcagtatgggaacgctagcatgatgagtggcattggagccagctgtcGAAGATGACAAGCCAGATAACCAGATACATCCATTAGATGTGCATAATATGGTACAGATTTATCCAGAAAACGTTGTATGGATGTATTATGGGTAATCGCAAATGGATCCAAGGAGATGCAAGTTTTACGTTGTGGGGACGTTGGGGCTGGATATATGTAGCATCTCAACATCCTGTAGATATTATTACACCTAATAGATATCCATAATAACCACACTTACGTCCGGAGGACATCCATCGTACTCTATGTCTGTATCCACAACACCTAATAGATATCCACACCGGCGTCCACTGGATGTGCTTTGTACTATTTTTGGCTGTTATATtcatcatgcatgcatgcactggGCCTCTTCAGTTTGTTGTTGTAGACTGCCCCAGGCTGCTTGAGACGCTATTACAGCAGTGAGCGCTGGCATACGCAACTTTTTggacagtcctggactgcttgGGAGAACAAATCAAAGTGCCACTATTACCAAACCAAGAAAAACTCAAGTTGTCACCACCAGAATCTTTAATGTAAAACCTCTCACCTCTCACAGATATCAACCGTTTTGACAAGTATTTAATGGTGTACGCAATATATGCAGTGAAATACAATGGCAGACTGCAGACATTACCGGCAAACTAAATTGCTGCACATAATGATAAACGCCTCTGTCACATGAAAATAAAGTGGACACTAAAAATACAGCATAATGACATCTTTTGATTGCTGAAAGGCACAACGAGcacttaaagggcaactccggcgttttttaaccatattaggaTGTTGTCatcttcaaatggcattgacagcaTTGTCACTGGTAGGGTGATTCGAATCGCTTAGAAATTCATCAATTATCCTAAATAACCAATAATCAAGATGCCGATGCCGAAACCGAAATGGGTAGTTGCTTTGTGTGATGTCACGATGAGTCAATAACATCAGATGCTACACTACCATAAcgtaaacacgcagtacacgtggcgctAAGGCTAAAtaagcgaagctgatgatgttTCCTGACAACATAGGGAGCTTTTACAGAGtttccgaactagacagcggcgatttAAGTGACGATTTcatttcagcgacagtggcggtGTAGCCTCTGATGTCACAAACACAGAGTGGCCAGTAGAAAGTCGTGGGTCGGGAACGCagccaatctttaaaattcactttcaggaaaactaaatatcttACAGCCATATAATATCAAAAGATCTTTTTCGAACCCTTCCCaaatcagagtgcaaaagagcatatacattcaaaattttattaagatcagtggacatcgaaaaatcgccagagttgccctttaatGCCGAACCAATTCAATAATACCAGATATGCATAACAGCTAAGCATAAACATACTAAAGCATAAATAGAATTGGGTCAGCGAAAGTGACGCTTGAAATGGAACAGTTCTCGCATAAGAAAAGAGGCAAATTCTTCTTAGGTGAGCAACAGCGCAGTGTTAGCTGCACTCTCTCCAGTAAAATAAAACACAAAGGGCACCTTATGACTTAGTtctcatgaacaaaaacaaaagcagacCTCAAATATGGAAACACCAAAGCACTATTTGACTAACGTTGTATTCAgcaaaagaaaagacaaataaTAGAAATAACGAAGTGAAACGTAAAGGAGAGCAGCAGCAGAAGGCCCAAGAACAGCAATATCCTATAGAAAAAATCTGAGAACTACCACTACGTTAGTACAATGATAAATTGTATAAGAGAAGCAGGTAACTTGGTGCAGCAAAAGGGTGCCACATTAGCTTCTCTATAAAGTAGAAAAATTAGGGGCACAGCtgctacgtaaaaaaaaaatagttttaccATATCGTTCTCACTCTTAGAAATGAACTCTTGTAAATGGCCCAAAGCTTTTATAATTAGCAAGTATCCTAATTTTGCCTCATTTTCCTTGAATTAGTAAGCATGCAGTCAAAGTGCAACCATGGTATGCTCTATGAATTATTCGAGTAGAATAATTATACCATATTTCCATGTGAGTGAGACTACAGCCAATTCATGTGTAGATTCGTGGATCACAAGGAATGTCAATGCAATTGCAGTTAGTGGTTACCTGATACCACAGCAAACTTGGCATGCACTAGTCAACCAAGTACAGTGACACCAGGCCACACCATGCTGGTAAGTGTTGAGCCACTCATAGCGGTACCAAATTAGCCCTTTATTTTAAACTGTATCGATGCTTTTTATACACTCAGCCTGATACCAGGTAACGTGATTCTACATTTGTCACTTTTTTGAAAACATACAGTACTCCTTATAACGCAATCAGGCACCACAAAAGGCCAAAGTACTGATTCAATTGATGCTGGAGACGAGCTGCATCATTTATGCCTCCGTAGTGTTATCTCATTTGAGTTCATGCACTGCACTCAATATAACATCAGTGATTACCGGCATTGGCCCCCACCGCAGTACTACCAAGGAAACATGTTGCAGTGAGTGCTCATCTTAAGGTGGACACTTCAAAGGGAAAATTTTTCTGGCGTGCCAAAGACAGTGAGGTTTAGCCTTGTATTCATTACTATGATTGCGAGTTAGATCACTACCTGTTTCAAAAGAGGAAGAAAATTTGTCAGCACTCCTATAGGCAGATGGGACGATGCTGTGTGGGACTTGAAGGCGAATCGTACTTGAAAGATTACTCTTTCTGGCTGGCTTGAGCATCCTAAACATGAAATAGAGGACAGATTCTTTACAACTATACAAACACATCGCTTATTACTTACTCCGCATTCAGATATTCACCCTTACTTGAAGCCCATGCGTGACTTTGTCACTATAACGACAGGCGTGATCGTGCCCAAGACACTCACTGTCTCTCCTTGGGTGCATTCGCGCTGCGCTTTATCTTGACTGAATCAAGCACGGGCTTCAAGGCACATTCCTGAATGCATTGATAAGACATACAAAGTTGCTTAACACACCTAAAGTAACCGGTTTTCAGCTTCTCTAAATTGAGTGATTAGGTTAAAAGCCCAGAGTAGAAATCCACAGCTTGTAGTGAACACAAAAATGCCGCGGATAAGTCGCGGTGCTGCCAGCGCGGAACAGAGCCGACCGCAGTCGACCGTAGCCAGCCGGCCGCCGATAGAGGGCCGGCGCACAAAGAATAAATATCAGTTGGCACCGAGACTCCAAGCCCCACGCCTCGTCTCCGCTTTCCTCGCGCGTGCCAATAATTGATGACCCGGCCGTGATCGCCATGTATCAGCCAAGCGACGCCGACAGCCCCATGGTAGCCGTACTTGATGTCAAGCTACCTCCGTTTTGGACTGGCGACCCGGAACTTTGGTTCGTGCAAGTTGAGTCGCAGTTCGCTTTACGCCGCATCACTGCTGACAGCACCAAATACCACCACGTGGTGGACAACCTCCCGCCTGCGACGGCCAGTGAGGTGCGGGACCAACTGCTAACGCCACCCGCAGAGAACGCCTACCAGACGCTAAAGGAGACATTGATTCGCCGTGTCACACCGACAGAGCCCGAGTGTCTCCAACAGCTACTGCGGGAGGCCGAACTTGGCGACCGCCGACCCAGCCAGTTGCTACGCCACATGCAACAACTGGCCGGCGACGCGACATCAAGCGACCGTCATTTGGTGCGGGAACTGTTCCTGCAAAGGCTTCCCACAAGTGTACGGATAGGCCTCGCGGCGTCGGGCGAGACAGACCTTGCCAAGATGGCCGAGCTCGCCGACAAACTCATGGCTGTCACCGTGCCCACAGTCGTGTCGGTGCACGCAGACGCACCGTCCGGCAATTCCTTGCAAGAGATGCGAGAGGAAATCTCTCGCCTCGCAGACACCGTCGCAACGCTGCACTCGAGCGGAAACCAGCGACCACGACAGCGTACCGCATCACAACCACAACAACGTAGGGTGTGCTGGTACCACCGCAAATTCGGCAACGCTGCACGGAACTGCGTGTCGCCCTGTGAAAATTCGGGAAACGCCCCGGGTCAGCACTGAGGGTGACCAGGGCCCCCGCCCCGCCGGACAGTCGCCCATCGGTTTTCTTCCTGACCGATCGGGAAAGAGGTGCTCGTTTCCTAGTCGACACAGGGGCGAAAGTTAGTGTCGTGCCGGCGTCGCCAGCCGACCGCAAACGACCGTGCGCAGCACCATTGCAAGCTGTCAACAATACGACGATACCAACGTACGGGCAATGCTCCCTCTCGCTGGACCTGGGCCTCAAGAGGACGTTTCGGTGGATTTTCGTCGTGGCTGACGTAAAATTTGCCATCCTGGGAGCGGACTTTTTGCGCAATTTTGGACTGCTTGTCGATGTCCGCAactggcgtttacaggaccccATGTCACAAACAGAAGTGCGCGGGAAGCCATCCGGGCATCCACCCCTCAGCCCCACGTTCGTAGCACCGCCTGGCGCTACACGATTCACCGGCATCCTCGGCGATTTCCCTGAACTGACGCGGCCACCACAGGCCAGCGCGGCCGTCAAACACAATGTATGCCACCACATTGTCACCACAGGCCCACCAGTTTACGCACACCCACGTAGCCTGTCCCCGCAGAAGCTGCAAGCAGCTCGAGAGGAATTCGACCACATGCTCGAGCTCGGCATAATCCGCCCGTCCGCTAGTCCGTGGGCGTCTCCACTGCACATGGTGCCGAAGTCCACACCAGGAGACTGGTGACCCTGCGGCGACTATCGAGCCCTCAATCAAGCAACCGTGCCCGACCGCTATCCGGTACCTCACATTCATGATGTCACGTCCAGCCTACATGGTGCTGCGATTTTCTCCAAGGTCGACCTCGTGCGGGCTTACCATCAGATCCCCGTGGCTCCAGAGGATGTAGCGAAGACGGCGATAACCACGCCCTTCGGCCTGTTCTAGTTCCTACGCATACCGTTCGGCCTGCGAAACTCCGGACAGACATTCCAGCGTTTTATCAACGGCGTTTTGCATGACCTCGACTTCTGCCATGCATACCTCGACGACCTACTTATCGCAAGCACTTCATCGGACGAGCATGAAGCGCATCTGCGATCCGTGTTTCAGCGCCTGGCGGAGCATGGCATCCTGGTGAACACGGACAAGTGTGAGCTGGGCGCCGAGAAGCTGActtttcttggccatgttgtttcAAGCTCTGGCATTCAACCTCATCGAGACAAGGTTAAAGCTGTCGAGAAGTTTACACGACCCACCATTAAGCGCCAGCTCCGCGAGTTCCTTGGCCTTGTAAATTACTACCGACGTTTCGTACCTCGGTGCGCGGCCGTTCTACACCCTCTCCACCTCCTGCTGTCGACACACGAAGGTGCTGCTAGGGAGCTGCTTTGGACGGACGACGCCGAAGCGGCTTTTCAAGAGATCAAGAGACACCTCGCAGACGCCACACTTCTCGCCTACCCGCAACCGGGAGTCCCACAGTGCGTCATGGTCAACGCCTCGGACGCAGCTGTGGGTGCTGTCCTTCAGCAACTCAACAAAGGAGTATGGCAACCGATCGCTTTCTTTTCTCGGAAATTGACACCCACCGAGCAGAGTTACAGCACTTTCGGACGCGAGCTGTTGGCCGTCTACGCAGCAATCCGGCACTTTCGTCATTACTTAGAAGGGACGGAATTCTTTGTAATGACTGATCACAAGCCTCTCACCTACGCCTTACGCTCCCTCAAATCTGATGGCGGCACGCACACAGCCCGCGAGCTGCGGCAGATGTCCTACATATCGGAATTCACCACGGACATTCGCCACATAAAAGGAGTAGACAACGCTGTCGCCGATGCTCTGTCGCGCAACCCAGTAAATGCCATCACTCACACGGGAATAGACCTCGCAAAAGTGGCGGCCTCTCAACGCGACGATGACGAACTGCACCGTTTGCAGAAAACATCGACGTCACTCATCCTACAGTGGTTTCCTTTGCCCGGAGCAGGAGACATTTGTTGCGATACATCTACAAGTAGCCCTCAACCATTCGTGCCTGCTTGCCTCCGTCGGGAGGTATACGCTTCGTTACACGAGCTTTCACACCCAGGAATCCGGGCGACCCAGAAGCTGGTCACGGCACGTTTCGTATGGCCTGGAATCAACCGCGATTCCCGACAGTGAACTCGCGAGTGTCTTAGGTGTCAACGGTCCAAGGTTCAGCGTCACACGGTGACACGGTTTGAGACTTTTCCAGGGCCAGATGCTCGATTCGACCACATCCATATGGACATAGTCGTACCATTGACACCTTGCCAGGGCCAAACGTACTTGCTCACTTTGGTCGACCGTTTCACGCGGTGGGCAGAAGCTATCCCGATTCTCGACATGACAGCTGACATGACGAAAATGTTGCTCGCGCTTTTGTCAACCACTGGCGATGTCGCTTTGGTGCACCTTCCTCCATTACAACGGACAGAGGAAGCCAATTTGAGTCTGCGTTGTTCGCCAGTCTGACGAAACTCATCGGCGCCTCACGCATCAGGACTCAGCCTACCACCCGATGAGCAATGGAATAGTCGAGAGGTTTCACCGGCAGCTGAAAGCAGCACTTATGGCAAGTGAACATGACTCTTGGGTGGAAGCATTGCCTATCGTGCTCTTGGGCATACGCACCGCGTGCAAGGCAGATATCGGCTGCAGCGCTGCGGAACTTGTCTACGGCACGACGCTACGTCTGCCCGGTGATTTCTTCGCATCTGGCCAACAGCAAGCTCGCATTTCCGCCAGTGACTACGCATCTCGCCTACGTGACATCATGAACAAGCTTCGAGCTACACCTCCGCGACAGCCCACAGAGAGGAGGACACACGTGAGCAACGAGCTTGAGTCATGTAGTCACGTCTTTCTGCGGAACGACGCTGTACGACGACCACTACAAGCACCGTACGATGGGCCATTCGAGGTTCTCCGTCGTGGGCGGAAGACGTTCACTATCGAAATGCGGGGGCGGCGGGAAGTTGTCTCGTTGGACAGACTTAAACCTGCGTACATGGAAACGCAGTCCATGACACCCACATCCACCCCGTCACCTGGAACCCATACAAAAGTGCCTCGTTCCAGGGCAGCGGTTTCCACCAGGGCGGAAAACGCAGCCACGCCTGATACTCGCACCTACCACACGCGCAGTAGCAGACGTCTAAATGCGCCAAATCACCTCAACCTGTAATCACACGAGTGTTTTGTCGTGTTGGTTCCGTTCGTGTTctcactagggggggggggggtgctgtagtgaacacaaaaatgccgcggataagccgcggtgctgccagcgcggaacagagccgaccgcagtcgaccgtagccagccggccgccgatagagggccggcgcacaaagaataaagatcagttggCACCGAGACTCCAAGCCCCACGCCTCGTCTCTGCTTTCCTCGCGCGTGCCAATAAGCTGTAGCATCTCCTTTATCATGGAACGAGATCTAAGGCATTGGCTTAAATAGTAGCACTGGCAATGACATTTGTCTTTGCAAGCAGTAGAGCAAAGCGAAGCTTTATATAATGTGCAAATAGATTGACTGTTCAAGAACACGTGAAGGTACAGCCGTACAGCCGTCAGCGTGCTTAACACcaacgctccgcagcgtggcctGGACCGGCTTGAACTGACGCCAGCGCTGCGAAGTGTTGTGCTCGGTTATCTCGGTATGTTTGCAGCGGCTTACGATAGCTGGAGCGCAGCTCGATTTAACTGCTCGTCTTGTCTTTCGCTCGTGCCTGACCGGCGGCGAGAGTGCGCTCACTTGACATGTCCGTTTCGCTCGTGGCTGCGCTCTCACGCGCGTCCAGAGAACACGTTGCGGTTTGCTTACCTCGGCAAAACAAAATGGCGGGCGAAAGCTCGTGCGCCTTTCGGGTTTAGCCTCACAGCTGGCGCTTTAAGAAAATGAGAAATAGGAAAAGGAGAGCAAAATGCAGGTTTGTGGCGTTTGTAAAGGTAGGACGAAAAATAAATCTGCAAATCCGGTGGCATTGTTGTTCATGTTCTTCATTTCTTATCCTCTGACAACGCTCATCGGAGCGCTCTCGCGGAGTGCTCTCGCACGTGCCATTCGCACCAAAATTGTGACGCAACCTTTCGTCGTACAACGTTCCGGGTGATGTCGTACACacctgtctgtgtgtgtgcgtagggtttcaaattaaaaaaagacTGACCGCCTGAAAAAGCAGGCAGATAGCATgctctgtgggaatcgatgttatgcgaagcagtgcgcCTACctagttaacgaaacgaccatgagagcatcaAGACGGaagcggctagatagatagatactgtcaaagcgGCAAATGTTCGCGAAGAAATGCATCGCATTTATTAAACTAAATTCGCAAACCGCAACCAAACCTCTATGTCTTCCCTAGATGACATTTTCGCCTTCCCATACGTAAGCAGTCTTGAGTGTCTCTGTCGGATCTTTTTCCATAGGAACATACAGCCATTTATAATATTACCCGCAGTTTGCCTTTTTAGAAAACGCGAAAAAAGGAAACGCACATTGCAAAGTGTCAAGCATGACACTCTGAATAAGGTAGGGAACCTGCTGTGTAATTTACCAAGATGCGATGGGGGCGGCGAGTTACCTTATGCGCACTTATAAGATATAAGATGCTACCTTTCGGTACATTGCATCTATGGCCAGAGTCTTTCCAGTTACCCAAAAAGCCAGTTTCTTATCCGAAAAGATGCCACTTAGCGCTTTTTGTcaataactagacattaaaagtGGTTTGAATTGCATCCACGCGTCTTTCTTGCTCACGACACGCGCAGCTCTTACGCCCCGACCATGGGTCTTCAGTGCATCGTGGACTAAACAGGAAGCCAGACACTAACCTGCGAGAGCACTCCGATGCGCGCTGTCAGAGAATATAAGAAATGAACGACATGAACAACTATGCCACCAGATTTGCAGATTTATTTGTTGTCCAAACTTTACAAACGCCACAAACCTGCATTTTGCTCTCCTTTTcctatttatcatttccttaaagCGCCAGCTTTGAGGCCAAACCCGAAAGGCACGCGAGCTTTCGCCCGCCATTTTGTTTCGCCGAGATAAGCAAACCACAACGTGTTTTCTGGACGCGCGTGAGACCGCAGCCACGAGCGAAATGTGGCGGAACGGACATGTCAAGTGAGCGCACTCTCGCCGCCGGTCAGGCACAAGCGAAATACAAGACAAGCAGTCAAATCGAGCTGCGCTCCAGCTATCGTAAGCCGCTGCAAACACACCGAGATAACCGAGCACAACACTACGCGGCGCTGGCGTCGGTTCAAGCCGGTTCAGGCCACGCTGCAGAGCGTTCGTGTTAAGCACGCTGACGTCTGTACTTTCACGTGTTCTGAACTCAGGATAATGATTGATGACGTCAAAAAAAAGTTAAACCGTCCTAGAACAAACTGTGTCTGACATCGTAGAGGACCACTTAAATAATTTAGATGAGTGCCAAACTAATGGCCTACAACAAGTAGTTGCGGACACAGTTCGCGCAGAAAGTGCCGAGCTTCAGAGCAGGCTAGAGGATCTTGAAGACCGTGCACGTAGGGAGAACCTAAGTTTTTACGGTCTTGCTGACTCGTCAAGTGAATCCTGGGCTCAATCGGAAGAAAACGTTAAAGCTCTTGTATGCAGTAGCTTAGGTACGCGGTTATCTGACAGCATATCTCGAGCCCGTAGATTTGGAGCATACATAGCTGCTAAGTGTCAACCATAATTGTAAAATTTACAAGCGTTAAAACAAAAGATGCTATGCTTTCTAATAAGGGCAAACTTAAAGGATCAGGTGCGAGTATTTCTGCAAACTTTTGCAAGGCAACACATAATTGCCAAAAGAAACTTACCGAGTACGGCAAGGCAAGCAGACAGCCGTTTTCCTTGCGACACAACAGGATGTTCATAAACAAAAAATGCTTCATGTACTCGCAAACCGATACTCTGTACGAAATTCCCCAGATTGCAGATCGTTCTCCACTTTCGTCAATTGCTTCTACGTCACGGCAGGATAATCCGCCAAAGAGATAGCACAAGTCTTCTAAGATGGGCGTGTCTATCGTGGGCAacatatcttttttctttacaaacATTAGAAGTGTCATTCACAAACGAGATGATTTGTCTTCTATCGTTGATGATTGTGCCACAGATGTGGTTGTactgaaagaaacttggctttgAAGTAAAATCGCTGACAATGAAATTTTACACTGTCACAATGATTATAAATTCTTTAGATCTGATCCAAGCGGAAGAACAGGTGGTGGTGTGCTTATTGCAATATCAACACATCATTTCTGTCAAGTTATTCCAGTCATATCTCCACTAGAAATTGTGTGCGTATGCATTTGTTTCGGACGTGACGAAGTAATTATTTGTGCCTGTTACCACACACCTCAGTTTGGTTCTACGTTCTGTGATTCTTTATATGACGCTTTGAATCAAATTCTAGTACGATACCTAAATTCTCCCGTTCTAGTtttaggtgattttaatttcccagCTATCTTGTGGGATACAAGCATTGCTTTAATTGTACGCATACTAACGAAACTGTAATTTTGTTAATCTCTGTCATGATTTCAATTTAACCCAATTAGTAAAAGAAACTGTGCCAGTTACTACTACCTCGTCAAACGTGCTAGATTTAGTCCTTACTTCATTCCAGATGTGTTTTCAGCATTTACATATTTGCCTGGGCTAAGCGACCGTTGCATCCTTCACTTCTTTGCAACTTTCCTTGCGAGCGAGCACCACAGTACAGCAAAATCATAAGagatataatttatttatttatttatttaaaggtaCATCACAGGCTCCGGTCGGAGCATTGAGTGATGGGGGATTATACAATAAAATACGTGATTAGCAtgaacaagaacaaagaaaaataacattAAGCAGAACAAAAGAATGCATGATTATACAGTCTCAGTTTGTAAAATGTGTATATAAGCGCTCACGGAAATGTTCGCCGTTAGTGATTGAAACAATGGCATCTGGAAGATTGTTCCAAAGTGTGATGGCTTGTGGCAAAGCCGAGGAATTGAAAGCTTCAGTTTTACCAAATATGCGTTTGATGCTTAGGTGATTAAGAAGGCACctggatgtacagtcgcggacagaataaaatggaccacgggatctccgaaaacgttcaattcccgagcagcctgcagcagtaaccagtaaaactgcccacgacaacgttgttagcatattctagtcaaggtccaaaatgcaaataccagatagcgttgtgaggttgcggagatattcagctttttcttagatttcatggtccataatactCTGTCCACGACTGTACGTAATCGTTTTTCAAGTGGCAGTAGGGATGGCGTTACGCTGTGAATATATTTGTATATTAAGCATAAAAGAGCAACAGAACGACGAATACTTTACGTCTGGAGTGGAATGCCTAGCTTAATTTTTGTTATACTGGAATGGCGGCTATAATTACGCAAAATGAATCAAGCGGCTCTATTATGTACGGCTTCCAGCACTGAGATTAAATACTCTTGATGAGGCAACCAGATGGATGAAGCAAATTGAAGCTCTGGGCGGACGAAGGTTAAACATGCCAATTTGCGTGTATGAGCTGAGCAATGACGCAAATTTTGACGTAAGTGACCCAGCGTTTGTGACGTTTTAGCACATATGTTGGTGATATGCAATTCCCATGAAAGGTCGGATGTAAGATGCAAGCCCAAGTACTTATATGACACCGCACGGGGCAGTGAAACGTTGTCTATAGACTACGTGAAGTTAGAAAGTGACTGTTTACGAGTAAAGGAAATTGTTCTGCACTTATTCGAGTTCAACATCATAAGCCAGTTACCACACCAGGCATAAAAGCGGCTAAGGTCCTTTTGAAGGTTCAAATGGTCATCATGATTTTCAATAGTGCAGTATACGATGCAGTCGTCACAGTGTATACgatgcagtcgtcagcaaatagttGCATGCAAGAGGAAAGCTTAGA is a window of Dermacentor albipictus isolate Rhodes 1998 colony unplaced genomic scaffold, USDA_Dalb.pri_finalv2 scaffold_14, whole genome shotgun sequence DNA encoding:
- the LOC135913450 gene encoding uncharacterized protein — translated: MYQPSDADSPMVAVLDVKLPPFWTGDPELWFVQVESQFALRRITADSTKYHHVVDNLPPATASEVRDQLLTPPAENAYQTLKETLIRRVTPTEPECLQQLLREAELGDRRPSQLLRHMQQLAGDATSSDRHLVRELFLQRLPTSVRIGLAASGETDLAKMAELADKLMAVTVPTVVSVHADAPSGNSLQEMREEISRLADTVATLHSSGNQRPRQRTASQPQQRRVCWYHRKFGNAARNCVSPCENSGNAPGQH